From the genome of Oncorhynchus clarkii lewisi isolate Uvic-CL-2024 chromosome 11, UVic_Ocla_1.0, whole genome shotgun sequence, one region includes:
- the LOC139420120 gene encoding protein FAM162B: MNFIRPYNAIGTTIGQWCRQVGPMGGRSRALAELGGLRRMCSKPQTGNAEPPPAAPAVPAHDPRPAFKLPGYRPSPMDRRILVWSGRFKTPDQIPEQVSFEMLDAARNRVRVKACYGMMIATIAACLLTVILGKRAAGRHESLTAQNMEKKARWRQEAKMEREEAAAVEKTS, translated from the exons GTCAATGGTGCAGACAGGTGGGACCGATGGGGGGACGGAGCAGAGCTCTGGCTGAGCTGGGGGGACTGAGGAGGATGTGCAGTAAACCTCAGACAGGAAACGCAGAACCTCCGCCTGCAGCACCTGCAGTCCCAGCACAtg ATCCCCGTCCAGCCTTTAAACTCCCTGGCTACAGACCCTCTCCCATGGACCGGAGgatcctggtctggtctggacgcTTCAAGACCCCTGACCAGATCCCAGAGCAAGTGTC GTTTGAGATGCTAGATGCAGCCAGGAACAGGGTGAGAGTGAAAGCGTGTTACGGGATGATGATTGCCACCATTGCAGCCTGCCTGTTAACTGTCATCCTGGGGAAGAGG gCTGCCGGCAGGCATGAGTCTCTAACCGCTCAGAACATGGAAAAGAAAGCAAGATGGAGGCAGGAGGccaagatggagagggaggaggctgcTGCTGTTGAGAAGACTTCTTGA